The Montipora capricornis isolate CH-2021 chromosome 3, ASM3666992v2, whole genome shotgun sequence genome window below encodes:
- the LOC138042222 gene encoding uncharacterized protein, protein MKPACGVKTIGGVIAMTSLSATVVFCVRLWKMLTKIDFHCNSSDAECKRKVQGLIAGATIGGLLFLCIAYAVIRMALIACFPVACGHRKCCFTGRSSKPLREILLSVDSKIPTEEQFQEFKEKALLYLNDIKTPLEDIVATTTFQFIFSGSAVERFGIPVMMSNKKTKFNLGALYTDLDVMFCSMADQASCSGLGNILIEPLFTESTEFTGYANLKSITPGLQGMRVSSKVIREQVKEAVKGTSVANLPGKPCCCGKIEMTQSIKIFSKGPAMKLRIGPLFEADITLCIQCPEWPIMSDWSSRPRYWPSVVEAQRIMSFGCHLVAKPAPTDKDQTSWRFSFSLAEVELSKLVPDTARKCFLALKIILKDHLQPVVSGITSYHMKTIFFNTLEKVPVGFWVENNVEECFLTLLAEVRDALMSMNCPHHWFSFINLFDIQANELQSLAKKVQRIMQDPAPFILDDGCCCLSPCCARVPHYNFNRRSSEEFRAEYDQVTLSAEGHLIADPGNHSHQLPVSQSPSSEGLLDFRSYSSRILSQEATLAPEQLVVSLSSIQNVSQEPIFSADEVEVGSLGDAPPLVVILPPVQDA, encoded by the coding sequence ATGAAGCCAGCTTGTGGTGTCAAGACCATAGGAGGAGTCATTGCGATGACCTCCCTTTCGGCGACAGTTGTCTTTTGCGTTCGACTGTGGAAAATGTTAACTaaaattgatttccactgcaaCTCGTCTGACGCCGAATGCAAAAGGAAAGTACAAGGGTTAATAGCTGGAGCAACCATTGGTGGTTTGCTGTTTCTGTGTATTGCTTACGCAGTAATACGAATGGCATTGATTGCCTGTTTTCCTGTTGCGTGTGGCCACAGAAAGTGTTGTTTTACTGGCAGAAGCTCCAAACCCCTCCGAGAAATTCTCTTGTCAGTCGACAGCAAAATTCCAACGGAAGAACAATTTCAGGAATTCAAAGAGAAAGCTCTTCTCTACTTAAACGACATCAAAACTCCACTTGAGGATATCGTGGCAACGACAACATTTCAGTTCATATTCTCAGGAAGCGCAGTCGAGAGATTTGGGATCCCGGTCATGATGTCcaataaaaaaacaaagttcAACTTGGGTGCCTTATATACCGACCTAGACGTTATGTTTTGCTCTATGGCAGATCAAGCTTCCTGCTCTGGTTTAGGGAACATTCTCATTGAGCCTCTTTTTACTGAGAGTACAGAATTTACTGGATATGCAAATCTGAAGTCAATTACACCAGGCCTCCAAGGAATGCGTGTTAGTTCAAAAGTAATCAGAGAACAAGTTAAAGAGGCCGTTAAAGGCACGTCTGTGGCTAATCTTCCCGGTAAACCTTGCTGTTGTGGAAAAATTGAGATGACTCAAAGTATTAAAATCTTCTCCAAAGGCCCAGCGATGAAACTCCGCATTGGGCCTCTCTTCGAGGCGGACATCACGCTTTGTATCCAGTGTCCTGAGTGGCCAATCATGAGTGACTGGTCTTCGCGACCGAGATACTGGCCCAGTGTAGTTGAAGCACAGAGGATAATGTCATTTGGATGTCACCTGGTTGCCAAGCCGGCACCAACGGACAAGGATCAAACAAGCTGGAGATTTTCCTTCTCCTTGGCAGAAGTTGAGCTGTCTAAACTCGTTCCAGACACTGCGAGAAAATGTTTCTTGGCtttgaaaatcattttaaaagacCACCTTCAGCCTGTGGTGTCTGGAATAACTTCCTACCATATGAAAACTATATTCTTTAATACTCTAGAGAAAGTGCCAGTGGGATTCTGGGTTGAGAACAACGTGGAAGAATGCTTCCTGACTTTGCTAGCTGAAGTTCGAGATGCTCTGATGTCCATGAATTGTCCCCATCACTGGTTCAGCTTCATCAACTTGTTTGATATCCAGGCCAACGAGTTACAGAGTCTGGCCAAGAAAGTACAAAGAATTATGCAGGATCCGGCTCCATTCATTTTAGACGACGGCTGTTGTTGCCTCTCACCATGCTGCGCACGCGTGCCACACTACAACTTCAATCGCCGAAGCAGCGAGGAATTTCGTGCCGAGTATGACCAGGTCACTTTATCCGCCGAAGGACACTTGATCGCTGATCCCGGTAATCACAGCCATCAGTTACCTGTGTCCCAGTCTCCAAGTTCCGAGGGTCTGCTTGACTTCCGCTCATACTCAAGTAGAATTCTGAGCCAAGAAGCTACTTTAGCCCCTGAACAACTGGTGGTATCCCTATCTTCAATTCAAAATGTTTCGCAAGAACCCATATTCTCTGCAGATGAAGTTGAGGTCGGTTCGTTGGGAGATGCTCCGCCATTGGTAGTTATTCTTCCTCCCGTGCAGGATGCTTAA